The sequence below is a genomic window from Streptomyces sp. NBC_00582.
GTCGTGGCGCTCCTTCTGTGCCGGGCCCTCACCCGGGCGGGCACCGCGGGACTCCCGCGCAAGTGGGCCAAGGGGACCCGCCTGGGCAAGCGCCTGCTGATCGGCGCGGCGGTGCTCGGCATCGTCGGGGGAGCGCTGAGCGACCTGCTCTGGAGCGCCCGCTACCAGGTGCTGCACCCTGCGGGGCCGGGCGGCTGTACGGCCGTGGTGCGGGAGACGTCCTTCCTCATGGCCGGCGCCGGCGAGGCCTACGCGGTGGGCCGCACCGGCCTGGCCCTCGGCAGCGCGGGCTCCTGGACGACCGACGACGGCCACCGCCCCGTCGCCGCGGGCGACTACGAACTGATCTGGGACCGCACCGCCGGCGTCCTCCGCGTCGACGGCACGGCAACCGACCCGATCCTCGACGGCGGAGCGACCGCCATCGCCTGCTGACAGCCCCGCGGATCAGGGACGCCAGTCCGGAAAACGTGGGCCGCTGCGACCGCCCGAGCCGCGTGTCCCCCGGCCGCCCACCGCCGTCAACCACGAACCCCCAGCTCAGAGGGGTCCGGACGAACGGGTTTCCCCCGAGGGGTAGCCGTCCGGCAAGATGGGGTGTATCTGCCCACTGCCAGATTTCAAGCTGCCGGACGGTTTCTCTTGGCTGAGTACATCTACACCATGCGCAAGACGCGCAAGGCACACGGCGACAAGGTCATCCTTGACGACGTCTCGCTGAACTTCCTGCCCGGCGCGAAGATCGGTGTGGTCGGCCCGAACGGTGCCGGTAAGTCGACCGTTCTGAAGATCATGGCGGGGATCGAGCAGCCGTCCAACGGCGACGCCTTCCTCTCGCCCGGATACAGCGTCGGCATCCTGATGCAGGAGCCCACCCTCAACGAGGACAAGACCGTCCTGGAGAACGTCCAGGAGGGTGTCGCCGAGATCAAGGGCAAGCTCGACCGGTTCAACGAGATCGCCGAGCTGATGGCGACCGACTACTCCGACGCGCTGCTCGACGAGATGGGCAAGCTGCAGGAGGACCTCGACCACGCCAACGCCTGGGACCTCGACGCTCAGCTCGAGCAGGCCATGGACGCGCTCGGCTGCCCGCCCGGCGACTGGCCCGTCGTCAACCTCTCCGGTGGTGAGAAGCGGCGTGTGGCGCTGTGCAAGCTGCTGCTCGAGGCCCCCGACCTGCTGCTCCTCGACGAGCCCACCAACCACCTCGACGCCGAGTCCGTGAACTGGCTCGAGCAGCACCTCGCCAAGTACGCGGGGACCGTCGTGGCCATCACCCACGACCGGTACTTCCTCGACAACGTGGCCGAGTGGATCCTGGAGCTCGACCGCGGGCGCGCCTACCCGTACGAGGGCAACTACTCCACGTACCTGGAGACCAAGGCCACCCGTCTCAAGGTCGAGGGTCAGAAGGACGCCAAGCGGCAGAAGCGGCTCAAGGAAGAGCTGGAGTGGGTGCGGTCCAACGCCAAGGGGCGTCAGGCCAAGTCCAAGGCACGCCTCGCCCGCTACGAGGAGATGGCCGCCGAGGCCGAGAAGATGCGGAAGCTGGACTTCGAGGAGATCCAGATCCCGCCGGGCCCGCGGCTGGGCAACGTCGTCGTCGAGGTCAGCAAGCTGAACAAGGCCTTCGGTGAGAAGGTCCTGATCGACGACCTCTCCTTCACGCTGCCGCGCAACGGCATCGTCGGCGTGATCGGCCCGAACGGCGCCGGCAAGACCACCCTCTTCAAGATGATCCAGGGCCTCGAGACCCCGGACTCCGGTGACATCAAGGTCGGCGAGACCGTCAAGATCTCGTACGTCGACCAGAGCCGCGAGAACATCGACCCGAAGAAGACCCTGTGGGCGGTCGTCTCCGACGAGCTGGACTACATCAACGTGGGCCAGGTCGAGATGCCGAGCCGCGCGTACGTCTCCGCCTTCGGCTTCAAGGGCCCCGACCAGCAGAAGCCGGCCGGCGTCCTCTCCGGCGGCGAGCGCAACCGTCTGAACCTCGCGCTCACCCTCAAGCAGGGCGGCAACCTGCTGCTCCTCGACGAGCCGACCAACGACCTGGACGTCGAGACCCTCAGCAGCCTGGAGAACGCGCTGCTGGAGTTCCCCGGCTGCGCCGTGGTCGTCTCCCACGACCGGTGGTTCCTCGACCGGGTGGCGACCCACATCCTCGCCTACGAGGGTGAGTCGAAGTGGTTCTGGTTCGAGGGGAACTTCGAGTCGTACGAGAAGAACAAGGTCGAGCGGCTGGGAGCGGACGCCGCACGTCCGCACCGCGCCACCTACAAGAAGCTGACCCGGGGCTGATCGATGGCGCGCCACATCTATCACTGCCCCCTGCGCTGGTCTGACATGGACGCGTACGGCCACGTCAACAACACGGTGTTCCTCCGCTATCTGGAGGAAGCCCGTATCGACTTCCTGACCCGCCCTGAGAAGAACTTCAAGCAGGGGTCCGTGGTGGCGCGCCACGAGATCGACTACAAGCGGCAGCTCGTCCACCGGCCCACACCGGTGACCGTCGAACTGTGGATCACCGAGGTCCGGGCCGCCTCCTTCACCATCACCTACGAGGTGAAGGACGGCGACCTCCTCTACGTGAGGGCGGCCACGGTCGTCGTACCGTTCGACTTCGAGGCGCAGCGGCCACGGCGGCTGACCGCCGAGGAGCGGGAGTTCCTCGCCGAGTACCGCGACGACGCCGAGGAGGCCGTCGCCGCATGACGGTGCTCCACCTCGCCGACGAGGGGGAGGCGGCGGACCTCGCGGCCTTCCTCTCGCGGCTGCTCCACTACGACCGTGGAGCCGCGGTGCGCCTTCAGGCGGCCGGCACGGCACTCGCCGTGTTCGGCCGGCCGCCCTCCTTCGAGGTGCTCGCGATCCGTGCCGTACGCCTCGCCAAGCCGTACGAGGACGGGCTCGACGTCACCCTGGACGTCACCGTGTCCGCGGGGGAGCTGCTGGAGACGGTGGAGGAGACCGCGGCCACGGCCGCCGTACCGCCCGCCGTCACCGGGCCGCCGTGGGCGGGTGTCCTGCCGCCGCGCGGCGGATGGCGGACCGAGACGGGCCTGCCGGCGCCGGACGCGCTGCGCGCGCTGGTCGGCGCGGCCGTCGCCGAGTTCCGGGGCCGTACCGGGGAACTCGCCCCCGAGGACCGTACCCGCGCCGAACTCGACCGCATCGGACGGGAGATCTGGTCCCGGACGGTCGGCGACACCGGACTTCCGGTACGGGCTGTGCACGCGGCCCAGTCGCTGGGGTTCCTGCGGCCCTCGGCCGGGGCCCGGGACCTGGCGCTGCTCTCGTTCGGAGCCTGGCTGCGCCTGCGCACGCCGTACGGCTCGATCGCGGTACGGCGTGCGGGTTCGCTCGGGACCTTGGACGTCAGCGTCCGCTGACGGCCGGCGCCACGATCATCGGGGGCCGCAGCTCCTCTCAGGGGCCGCGGCTCACACCAGGGGCCACAGCGCGGCCGTCATACCGAAGCCGATGAAGCCCATCAGGGTCGTCAGGACCGTCCAGGTGCGCAGTCCGGAGGCCACGTCCAGCCCGGACAGCCGGGTGAACATCCAGTAGCCGGCGTCGTTGATGTGCGAGACGGCGAGACCGCCCGCGCCCGCCACCAGGATCACCATCCGTCAGTCGGCGGCGTTCACCATCGACGCCGCGGCGTACGTCAGGTAGTTCCACAGGGTCTGCTCGTGCTCCTCGGAGAGCCCGAGCTCGTCGACCGCGTCCCGCATGTGCTTCAGCCAGGCGTCGTGCGCCGCCCGGTCGACGACGAAGGGAGCGTGCCGCATGCGCAGACGGGGGTGGCCGCGGTTCTCGCTGTACGTCGTGGGGCCGCCCCAGTACTGCATGAGGAACAGCGCGAGGCGCTCCTCCGCCGGACCGAGGTCCTCCTCGGGGTACATGGGCTTGAGGAGCGGGTCCCCGGCCACGCCCTGGTAGAAACGGTGGACCAGTCGGCGGAAGGTTTCCTCCCCACCGACCTGCTCGTAGAAGGTCTGCTCCTGAAGCGTGCCGCGCCGAATCTCTTTCACCACCCCATGGTCTCAGACGGGGGGACCGAGGACGGAAGGCTTAGGACCGGCCGCTTTCCTCCCCCTGCCCCCTGCCCCCTGCCGCCTGCCGCCTGCCGCCTGCCGCCTGCCGCCTGCCGCCTGCCGCCTGCCGCCTGCAGTCTTGCGCTGGCCGCCCTGCCGCCCGCAGTCTTGCGCTGGCCGCCCTGCCGCCCGCAGTCTTGCGCTGGCCGCCCTGCCGCCCGCAGTCTTGCGCTGGCCGCCCTGCCGCCCGCAGTCTTGCGCTGGCCGCCCTGCCGCCCTGCCGCCCTGCCGCCCTGCCGCCCTGCCGCCCTGCCGCTCGCGCCGGCCGCCCGGCCGCCCGCAGGCTTGCGCTGGCCGCCCGGCCGCCCGCAGGCTCGCCCCCGGCCGTGTTCCGCCGCACAGTGGAGGCATGGGTGGGCTCGGCATCGACCACGGTCTTGACGACCTCGCCGCCTCGGCGCGGGCCGCGATGGTGCGCGCCGTCGAGGCCAGCGGGGCCTTCGACGGCGACCCGGGCTGGCGGGAGGCGTTCGGGGCGGTCCCGCGCCACCTCTTCGTGCCGTACTACTACGTCGGCGGCGTCGGCGGATTCGAACGGCGCTGGGGCGAGAGCCCCGACCCGCGCACCCGTGAGCGCTGGGTGCGCGGCGCCTACGAGGACACTCCGCTGGCCACCCGGATGCGCGACGGCGAGCTGCTCTCCTCCAGCAGCCAGCCCTCCCTGATGGCGCTGATGCTGGCCGCGCTGCGGGTCGAGACCGGCGACCGGGTGCTGGAGATCGGGGCCGGCACCGGCTACAACGCGGCGCTGCTGGCGTACCGGCTCGGCGAGGACCATGTCACCACCGTCGATCTGGACCCGGAGATCACCGAGTCCGCGCGGCGCCACCTCGCCGCCGCCGGGTACCACCCGACCGTCGTCACCGGGGACGGGGCGCGCGGAGTGCCCGAGCGCGCCCCCTTCGACCGGATCATCGCGACCTGCCGGCTGGCCTCGGTCCCGCGCGCCTGGATCGCCCAGTGCCGGCCGGGCGCCATCGTCCTGACCCCGCTGGCCACCGGCCTGGTCGCGCTGACCGTACGGGACGCCGGGCAGGCCGAGGGGCACTTCCTGCACACCCCCGCCTACTTCGTGCCCCTGCGCGGAGCGAGCCGCCCCGAGCCGGAGCCGGCCGCGCTGGGCGGGGTGCCGCACCGGGCCAGGGAGAGCGACCTGTTCCGCTTCCTGCTGTCGCTCACCCGGGGCAGCCTCGAGCCCCAGGAGGCGTACGCCCTGTGGGAGCGCGAGGGAATGCCGGACCGACAGCGCTACGGCGTCACGGTCGGCGCCCGGCACGCCTGGGCGTGGCTGGACGAACCGGAGGGGCCGTACGCCTGGCCCCTGCCGGGATCGTCGGGGGCACGGCTCGTCGAACCGTAGCCCCCGGACCCGGTCCGTCTCTCAGCCCCGGCGGATGGTGATCGTCGTCCAGGCGCCCACGTGCACCCGGTCGCCGTCCTGGAGCGGCACCGGCACGAACGGCTGGATGGGCTCCTCGCCGTTGTTGACCGTCGTACCGTTCGTCGAGTTCTGGTCGACGACCGCCCAGGTGCCGTCCGGCTGCTGGACCAGGACCGCGTGCTGGTGCGAGACGCCCGGGTCCTCCGGCGGCACCGACAGGTCTATGTCGGGGGTCTCGCCGGTGGAGTGCCGGCGGCGGCCGATGGTGACCTGGTTGCCGGTGAGCGTGCGCTGCTGCTCGGGCGAGTACGCGGGCAGGTTGAGCCCCGCGGCCTCCGGGCCCGAGCGCTGCATCATCGCCATGAAGTACGCGCGGTCCGGAGCGATGGTCGCCGTCCAGGTCGCCGGCTGCTGTGGGAACGCCGGGCCGGGCGGGGGCGGTGCCTGGGTGGAACCGGGCTGCGGGTAGCCGTAGCCGCCGCCCTGGCCGCCGGGGCCCTGGCCCTGACCGGAGTGGGACGGCGGGGAGATCACCCAGTCGTCGTCGGCGCCGCCGAAGGCCGGGCCGCCGGGCTGCGGCCGGCCGGTCTCCTGCGGGTAGCCGGGCGGGGGCGCCTGACGACCGGGGCCGGGCGGCTGGAAGGCCTGCGGCACGCCCGGCCCACCGGGCCCGCCGGGACCACCCGGACCGGGCGGCGGCGGGACGGGACGCGAGGGGTCGGCACCGAAACCCGAGGGGCCGCCGGGCCCACCGGGACCAGCGGGATCACGGCGGAAGGGGTCGGAGGGCGCACCCGCGGGATCACGGCGGAAGGGGTCGGAGGGCGCAGCCGAGGGCTCGCGGCCGAAGGGGTCGGGGCCACCCGTCGTACGCCCGGGCTCCCGCCCGAACGCCCCGGGGCCACCGGCCGCCGTACCGCCGCCCTCACGCCCGAACGCGCCGCCGGGCTCGCGCCCGAACGCGTCGGGGCCACCGGCCGTGCGCCCCGGCTCGCGCCCGAACGCGTCGGGACCACCGGCCGTGCGCCCCGGCTCGCGCCCGAAGGCGTCCGGACCACCGGCCGTGCGCCCCGGCTCACGCCCGAAGGGGTCGGGGCCACCCGCCGTGCGCCCAGGCGGCCCGAAGGCGCCGGGGCCGCCCGGCTCGCTCCCGTATCCGCCGGGTCCGCCGGGTCCGCCGGCCGGCGGGCCTCCGGGCTCGCGACCGAAGGCCCCGGGCCCACCCGGACCCGACGGCTCCCGTCCGAACGCGCCCGGGCCGCCGGCCGCACCGCCCGGACCCGAAGGCCGGGACGGGTCGCCGCCGAAGGGCGGGATCGGCTCGGCGGGCCGGTTCACCTGCGACGGCCTGGAGCTCTGGTAGTCGAAGGAGTCGCTGCCGCCGAAGGACGGCGGCGGCCCCTGGAAACGCCCACCGGGACCACCGGGGCCGCCAGGGCCACCGGGCGCCGGCGGGCGCGGGGCGGCCGGGGTGTACGAGGTCGCCGTGTTGGTGAGGAAGTTCCACCGGCACTCCTCGCAGAACGGCGCACCGCCCTCACGGGGCGTACGGCACTGCGGGCAGAGCTCCGGCTCGTGGTTCGGCACGGACGACGGATGCCGCCCCCCGCCGGGCTGGGTGCCCTGCGGGGGCGGGAAGCCGTAGCCGCCCGCGGTGGGCGGGGGCGGCGGGGGCGGAGGCACGGCACCGGCCATGCGGTGACCGCAGACCTCGCACCAGTCGTCGGAACCCGACTGGTGTCCGTTCGGGCAGGTCGGCATGTCGGCGCGTCCCCCTCTCTCCTTCGGTGACCTCGTGGTCGTCCGACGTCACTGCTTCTTTACACGAACAGTCTTTGTGGACCGGGTCTCGAGAGTCATCTCGTCGGCCTCCGCGACCTTCGCCTTCAGTCGCACAGTACCTGTCGTGGCGTCGACCACGTCCACCACCTTCGCAAGCAGTTTCGCAGTATCGGCGTTCCCCGAGACGCTCGCGAGCTGGACGGCACGGCCCAGTTTGGCCGTCGCTCCATCCATATCACCTGATTTGCGCAGGTCCAGCCCCTGCTGGATGACCTGTGCCAGTTCGGCCTGACCCGTGTAGTGCGCGACCTGTGGATTGATCGAGGTCGAGGCCGCCATGTCGTCGGTCCACACGGCCCGCACGAGCCCCTGCGCGCCCAGGTTCTGGACCGTCCCGTCCGCCTGCGGGACGACCAGCGAGACCCGTGCGGCCAGCATCTCCTGGCCCACGTTCGCCGCCGGGACCTCCACGCACACGTGGTAGTCGCGGGACTCGTCGCCCCAGGAACCGGTGGGGTAGTCGCCCGCGCGCGGGCCCGCCTCGGTGCGGCGGTCGGTGAGCTGTTCCACCGTCGGCGCGACCTGCTTGACGAACTTGATGGTGGTGCCGACCGGGGTCCACAGCCGCAGCGCGACGTCCGCGACCTCCTTGCCCATCGCCGTCTCCATCATCTGCGTGAAGTCGGCGGCCAGACCCGTCGGGTCGGCGACGATGTCGGCGGTGCCGAGCAGGGCGGAGGCGATCCCTGTGACTTCTTTCACTTCCCAGTCGGTGCCCACACCGCGGGCGTCACAGGTGAACCGGCCCGCGCAGTCGTCGAGCGCGGCCTTGAGGTCCTGCGGCGACTCGTGCTCGTTGCGGCCGTCGGTGAGCAGGATGCCGTGCCGGATGCCGACCTCGGCCGAGGACAGCAGCCGGTCGGCCAGCCGCAGCCAGGTGCCGATCGCGGTGCCGCCGCCCGCGCTGAGCCGGCGCAGCGCCTGCTTGGCCTGCTCGCGGGTGGTGGCGTCGGCCACCGCGAGCCGGCCCCCGCCCGGATACACCTCCTTGGCCACATGGGTGCCGCCGATCACCGCGAAGTGCACGCCGTCGCGCAGGGTGTCCACGGCGGCGGCGGTGGCGTCGCGCGCGTTGCGCATCTTGGCCGGCGGGTAGTCCATCGAGCCGGAGCAGTCCACCATGATCGCCACGGCGGCGGACGGGCCCCGGCCCGGCCCGTACAGATGCGGCGCGGACACCGCGGTGCCGATGGTCCCGCCGCCGGTCGCGGTCACCGTGACGATCGCGTTGACCTCACGGCCGCCTTCCGGCAGGTACTCGTTCTGGTAGACGTCCACCGAGAACTGCGGCACGTTCGACTTCGAGAAATTGGCCATGCCTGATCGAATCCCCCTCGCAAGGTGCGGACCGGTCCCCTCCGGTCCGTGGGCGTGTCAGCCGTGGATATCCCCGTTTGCGCCCTCAGGCGTTTCCTGCCCCCTGAGGCGGTGCGGGGAACGGTACGACGGCCACTGTTACGTTGTCGTGGCCCCCGCCGTCCAGGGCGTGACCGACGAGAACCTGGGCGCAGTGCAGCGGTCGTACGGCGGCGTCGAGGGGGACGACCTCGGCCATCTCCTCGGCCGCCTCCGCGTAGTTCCACAGGCCGTCGGTGCACACCACCACCACACCCGGACGGTCCGGCTTGAAGGAAGCGGTGTGCGGCTCCAGTTCGTAGGCGTCGGCGCCGAGCCAGCCGGTGATCGCGTGGGCGCGCTCGTCGGCGTAGGCCTCCGCCTCGCTCATCAGTCCCGCGGCGACCATCTGGGCGGCCCAGGAGTCGTCCTCGGTGAGCCGGGCCGGGGGCGTGGCACGGTCGGCCGGGACCCAGTAGGCGCGACTGTCGCCGACCCAGCCGACGACCAGCAGGCCCGCGGTGACGACGGCGCCGACGAGGGTGCAGGCGGGGGAGTTCTGGTGCGGGGCGTGCTCGCGGGCGGTGGCGGGCTCGTCGGCGAGCGCGTTGACGGCGTGCGAGGCGGCGACGATCGCCTCGTGCATCGCCGCTTGCGGATGGGTCCCCCGGGGGAGGGCCGCCAGCAGTGACTCGCTCGCCACGCGGGCCGCGGCCATCGACGCGTCGTCGGGACGGGTCGCCGAGGAGACGCCGTCGCAGACGATCGCGACGAGCGCCGGGGAGGCGTCGGGCAGCGCGCAGCGACCGAGGCCGAAGGCGTCCTCGTTGCGGTGGTGGCGCAGCCCGCGGTCGCTGACGGCGGCCACCGGGCCCGACTCCAGCTCCATGTGGTCGCGCTCGCGCGGCTGGGCGTGCCCGCAGTTCTCGCAGTACCCGTCGCCGTCGACCCGCCCGGCCCGGCAGGCCACACACACCTTGACCCCGGCCTCGGCGGCGACCCGGGGATCCGGTGCCTGCAGCGGATACTCCTCGGGCTCGGCGGGACGGTCGAAACGGACCCCGGTGGCCGGTGTCCCAGGTGCCGCGGCCGCCTCGACTCCCGGTTGCGGTACGGGTGTCGGGGCGGTGGCCCAGCCGGCGAGCGCCTCCGGAGCGGCCGCGGCCGCCGGGGCGGCCGTGCCGTTCATCGCGAGGGTCGGGTGGTCGTCCGGGCGGGGCGGCACGACCGACAGGTCGTATCCGCACGCGCCGCAGTAACGGTCACCCGCGTCGAGCGGCTCCGCGCAGCTCGGACACGTCGGCAGGGCGGCCTGCCGGGGCATCTGGGACATCAACTACACCCACGTCCGGGGGCGGTAACGGTTGGCACGTTCCACCAGGTCGATCCTCTCCTCACCGCGTGTCGCCAGCCGGGCCAGCGTGCGGTACGAGCGCTCCAGGCCGAAGCGCAGCCCCCGCTCGTCCAGTGGGGCGCCGAGCAGCGGCCGCCGGGCGTCCGGGCCGGCGCCCTGGCCCCCGGAGAGTATCCAGTCCAGCGCGCAGCCGAGGACTTCCGCCGACAACTGCTCCCGCCGCGTGGGGTCCAGGCCGTACGCGTCCAGCGCCTCGACCTGTGCCGCCGCCGCGGTGAGGTCCTCCTGGAAGGGTACGTCGGCGGCGACCGCCGTCCGCTGCCGCAGCCGGGCCCGCACCGCCGCCACCCGCGCGGCCGTGTAGTGGATGGACGACTCGGGCACCGACTCCAGCGTCCGTACGGCGCCACGGCGGTCCCCTGCCGCTAGTTGCACGCGCGCGAGGCCGAACGCGGCGCTCACATAGCTCGGGTCGGTGGACCACACGAGCCGGTAGTACTCGGCTGCGTTGTCCAACTGGCCCAGCACCTCGGCGCACAGACCGAGCGCCAGCTTGGGGGCGGGCTCCCCGGGGAAGGCGTCGTAGATCGCGTCGAAGGCGAGCGCGGCGCCCTCGTGGTCGCCGGTGGCGAGCGAGGCCACGCCCCGGTACCAGACCACCCGCCAGTCGTCGGGCCGTTCACCCTCCAGGGTGGCGAGGGACTGGAGGGCCGCCTGGTGGTCGCCGTTCTCCAGCCAGGCGCGGACCTGCCGCAGCCGGGTCTCCACGGACGGCGCGGGCGCGGCCGCGAGGGCCGTGATCAGCTCGCCCGGCCCGGACGTCAACAGGCCCGCGAGGAAACCGGCGTTGGGGTCGGAGGGGTCCACGTGCGGGACGGGCAGCGCCAGCCCGGCGGCGGGCGCGGGGACGGTCCGCACCAGACCCGGGGCGAGGGCGGCGGGCGCGGTGGCCGCGGGGACCGCCGGAAGGGAACTCCCGCCGTTGCGCGCGGCGGTGACGACCCGTGCCCCCAGCCGGGACACCTCCCCCTCCAGCTTCGGGAACAGCTCGCTGTCGGTGACCTTCACCTCGGGCCCGAACAGCGTCGACAGGGCCGGCCGGGCCTTGCCGGTCTGCACCGACACGACCTCCCGCAGCACCCCCGTGAGCTGCTCGGCCATCTCCTGCGCGGAGGCGAACCGGCGGGCCGGGTCGGGGTCGGTGGCCCGCACCAGCAGCCGGTAGAACGACTCGTACCGGCGGAAGACCTCGATGGTGTCCGGGTCGGGCAGCGAGTCGACGAAGGCCGTCGTGTAGCCCTGGAAGTCGAAGGTCAGCACGGCCAGCGTCCGGCCGACGGTGTAGAGGTCGCTCGCCACCGACGGGCCGACGTCCGCCACCTCCGGCGCCTGGTAGCCGATCGTACCGTAGATGGCCGACTCCTCGTCGTCCATCCTGCGCACCGCGCCCATGTCGATCAGCTTGAGCTGGTCCTCGGTCTGGATCGCGTTGTCGACCTTGAAGTCGCAGTACAGCAGGTTGCGGCTGTGCAGATGCCCGAGCGCCTCCAGCGCCTCGATGCCGTACGCGCACGCCTGCTCCACCGGCAGCGGGTCCCGCTTGCCCTCAGCGGTGCGGCGGGTGTTGGCGATCTCCTTGAGGGACTTGCCGCCGACGTACTCCATCACGATGTAGCCGTCGAGCGAGCCCGTCCGCTGGTCGAGGTGCTCGACGAAGTTGTAGATCCGCACGATGTTGGCGTGCTCGATCTCGGCGAGGAAGCGCCGCTCGGAGATCGCGGCCGCCATCGCGTCCTGGTCGCCCGTGTCCAGCAGGCCCTTCAGCACCACCCAGCGGTCCGCGACCGCCCGGTCCACCGCGAGATAGATCCAGCCCAGGCCGCCGTGCGCCAGACAGCCCGCGACCTCGTACTGGCCGTGCACCACGTCCCCGGCCCGCAGCTTGGGGACGAACGAGTACGGGTTGCCGCACTTGGTGCAGAAGCCCTCCGTGCGCCCCGCCAGATCACCGCGCGAACGGCCCACCGGCGCACCGCAGTCGGAGCGCGAGCAGAACCGCTTGCGCTCGGGCACCTCCGGGTTGTCCAGCACCATCGCGCGCGGGTCCGGGCGCGGCACCTGCGGCACCGACACCAGGCCCACCCCGAGCCGCGCCCGCCCGGAGGAACCGGCCGAGGAGCCGGAGCTGCGCACCGACACCGAGCGGCCCGTCGACGTGCCCGACAGGGACCGCGAGAGCCGTCCCGACACCGAGCGGCGCGACTTCGCCGACTGCGACGACGTACGCGCGCTGCGGGAACTGGCCGGGGTGCTGGAGCTGCCGCGGCTGCCCCGGGCGGCGGGCGAGCCGTCCGGGCCGCCCGCCGAGACGACCGGCGCGAGCCCGCACGTGTCGCAGTACAGCTCGCCGCCGCCCACGTCCTCGTACGACCCCTCGCAGCCCGGCCGCTGACACGTCTGCCCCGCCTGACTCATGGCTACCGCTCCCCCCTGTGGTCCTGAGGCCCGCCCTGCTCCGGTACGCGCGGGGCGGACAGCAGTTCGGCGGCCGCCCGCTGATAGCGCAGGACGGCCTGTTCGGCGACGCGCAGATCGCAGGGCGCGCTCCACAGCATGCGGCGCGCCGCGTCGTAGCGCTCGATGAGGAACGGGTCCTCGGCCAGCCCGTGCCGGGCCACCTTCGCCTTGTACGCGTCGAGCCGGCCGCGCAGCTCCGCCCGCACCGCCAGCGGCGCGGTGACCGCCGTGAGCGACTCACGGGCGCGCAGCAGCTCGTCCTCCGCCTTCTGCTCCAGCGACTCCAGCAGCGGGGACAGCCGGTGCCACTGCGCGTGCCGCCGGTACTCGGCGGCCGTCGCGAGCTGTTCCTGCAGCACGGTCGGCGGGCCGCTGACCACCGGGACCTCCGTCGCCGCGATCTTCGCGAGGACCTCCCCGCGCGCGGTACGCGCCTCGGCGAGCGTGCGGTCGGCCCGGCTGAGCACGTCCCGCAGCCTGACCAGCCGCTGCTCGGCGTCCTGACGGACCGTCAGCACCGCGTCGATCTCCCGCCGTACGTCCTCCAGGGCGCGCGCCTCACGGTCGTACACCGTGGTGTC
It includes:
- a CDS encoding serine/threonine-protein kinase, with amino-acid sequence MSQAGQTCQRPGCEGSYEDVGGGELYCDTCGLAPVVSAGGPDGSPAARGSRGSSSTPASSRSARTSSQSAKSRRSVSGRLSRSLSGTSTGRSVSVRSSGSSAGSSGRARLGVGLVSVPQVPRPDPRAMVLDNPEVPERKRFCSRSDCGAPVGRSRGDLAGRTEGFCTKCGNPYSFVPKLRAGDVVHGQYEVAGCLAHGGLGWIYLAVDRAVADRWVVLKGLLDTGDQDAMAAAISERRFLAEIEHANIVRIYNFVEHLDQRTGSLDGYIVMEYVGGKSLKEIANTRRTAEGKRDPLPVEQACAYGIEALEALGHLHSRNLLYCDFKVDNAIQTEDQLKLIDMGAVRRMDDEESAIYGTIGYQAPEVADVGPSVASDLYTVGRTLAVLTFDFQGYTTAFVDSLPDPDTIEVFRRYESFYRLLVRATDPDPARRFASAQEMAEQLTGVLREVVSVQTGKARPALSTLFGPEVKVTDSELFPKLEGEVSRLGARVVTAARNGGSSLPAVPAATAPAALAPGLVRTVPAPAAGLALPVPHVDPSDPNAGFLAGLLTSGPGELITALAAAPAPSVETRLRQVRAWLENGDHQAALQSLATLEGERPDDWRVVWYRGVASLATGDHEGAALAFDAIYDAFPGEPAPKLALGLCAEVLGQLDNAAEYYRLVWSTDPSYVSAAFGLARVQLAAGDRRGAVRTLESVPESSIHYTAARVAAVRARLRQRTAVAADVPFQEDLTAAAAQVEALDAYGLDPTRREQLSAEVLGCALDWILSGGQGAGPDARRPLLGAPLDERGLRFGLERSYRTLARLATRGEERIDLVERANRYRPRTWV
- a CDS encoding PP2C family serine/threonine-protein phosphatase, with the translated sequence MMSQMPRQAALPTCPSCAEPLDAGDRYCGACGYDLSVVPPRPDDHPTLAMNGTAAPAAAAAPEALAGWATAPTPVPQPGVEAAAAPGTPATGVRFDRPAEPEEYPLQAPDPRVAAEAGVKVCVACRAGRVDGDGYCENCGHAQPRERDHMELESGPVAAVSDRGLRHHRNEDAFGLGRCALPDASPALVAIVCDGVSSATRPDDASMAAARVASESLLAALPRGTHPQAAMHEAIVAASHAVNALADEPATAREHAPHQNSPACTLVGAVVTAGLLVVGWVGDSRAYWVPADRATPPARLTEDDSWAAQMVAAGLMSEAEAYADERAHAITGWLGADAYELEPHTASFKPDRPGVVVVCTDGLWNYAEAAEEMAEVVPLDAAVRPLHCAQVLVGHALDGGGHDNVTVAVVPFPAPPQGAGNA